In Coprobacter tertius, the following proteins share a genomic window:
- a CDS encoding NupC/NupG family nucleoside CNT transporter has product MNFLSIGRGILGIAILLGIAVLLSKNRRKIQWNVVVTGLALQIILAAGIMYVPFIQNCFEFAGKIFVKVMDFTRTGTEFIAGGLLDKQKVGYVFIFQVLPTIIFFSALTSLLYYLHIIQIFVKALAWCLRRIFRISGAEGLTVAGNIFLGQCEAPLLAKGYLQGMNRSEIFLVMTAGMATIAGAVMSAYVGMLGGDDPQVRILFARYLISASVMAAPGAIVLAKIIIPQTEPIQDGLSVNDISTGDNILDAISKGTVQGLKLAVTVAALLLSFIAMVAFFNYLSGDIIGKYTGLNNWLSEICGKPVVFNFQTITGWLFTPLAWVMGVDSSDITNVGSLLGTKIILNEFVAYTDLNILKNAGAFMQEKSIIIATFALCGFANISSIGMQIGGIGVLAPNQRKRLTEYGFLAMISGMLASCLSATIVGMLIS; this is encoded by the coding sequence ATGAATTTCCTTTCTATCGGCCGGGGAATACTCGGAATAGCCATACTTCTCGGCATTGCCGTCTTACTTAGCAAAAACCGCCGCAAAATACAATGGAATGTCGTCGTGACCGGTTTGGCATTACAAATCATCCTTGCCGCCGGCATTATGTATGTACCTTTTATACAAAATTGTTTTGAGTTTGCAGGAAAGATATTTGTAAAAGTAATGGACTTCACCCGTACCGGGACTGAATTTATAGCGGGAGGATTACTCGACAAACAAAAGGTAGGTTATGTTTTTATTTTCCAAGTACTTCCTACCATTATCTTTTTCTCCGCTCTTACCAGTTTATTATATTACCTGCATATAATTCAAATATTCGTAAAAGCTTTGGCCTGGTGCTTACGCCGTATTTTCCGCATCTCCGGAGCCGAAGGATTAACCGTCGCGGGAAATATATTTTTAGGACAGTGCGAAGCACCTCTACTGGCAAAAGGCTATCTGCAAGGAATGAATCGATCAGAAATATTTTTAGTTATGACTGCCGGTATGGCTACAATTGCAGGAGCCGTTATGTCGGCATACGTCGGAATGCTAGGCGGTGATGACCCTCAAGTTCGTATATTATTTGCCCGCTACCTGATTTCTGCATCGGTCATGGCAGCTCCGGGTGCTATCGTACTTGCCAAAATCATCATTCCGCAAACCGAACCGATACAAGACGGACTATCGGTAAACGACATTTCCACAGGTGATAATATCCTCGATGCCATATCAAAAGGTACAGTACAAGGACTAAAATTGGCTGTGACCGTAGCAGCCTTGCTTCTCTCATTTATCGCAATGGTCGCATTTTTTAACTACCTCAGCGGAGACATTATAGGGAAATATACCGGACTGAACAACTGGCTATCAGAAATTTGCGGTAAACCTGTCGTTTTTAACTTCCAAACAATTACAGGTTGGCTGTTTACCCCTCTTGCCTGGGTAATGGGAGTAGATAGCTCCGACATTACCAATGTCGGCAGTTTACTGGGAACCAAAATAATATTGAATGAATTTGTAGCATATACCGACCTCAATATTCTGAAAAACGCAGGTGCCTTTATGCAGGAAAAATCGATAATTATCGCTACTTTTGCACTATGTGGATTTGCCAACATCAGCTCGATCGGAATGCAAATCGGAGGAATCGGAGTATTAGCTCCCAACCAGCGGAAAAGACTCACCGAATATGGGTTTCTTGCAATGATCAGTGGTATGCTGGCCTCCTGTCTTTCAGCAACGATCGTCGGAATGTTGATCAGTTGA
- a CDS encoding 16S rRNA (uracil(1498)-N(3))-methyltransferase, whose translation MHIFYTPEIETSKELPEEESQHCVRVLRLKEGDEIHLTDGKGAFYKAVITLSHPKHCKVDITETIYYTNPWPGKICIAIAPTKNIDRTEWFAEKCTEIGIDEIILLKCRFSERKEVKNERITKILVSAMKQSLKAVLPVLSGMTEFKKLVAQPFDGEKFIAHCYDDENKIPLKKAYTPGRNALVLIGPEGDFSTEEVEIAVKNGFKPISLGNSRLRTETAGVVACHTLQLINER comes from the coding sequence ATGCATATATTTTATACCCCCGAAATAGAAACTTCAAAAGAATTACCGGAAGAGGAATCACAACATTGTGTGCGAGTGCTTCGACTAAAAGAAGGAGACGAAATACACCTTACCGACGGAAAAGGAGCTTTTTACAAGGCTGTTATTACATTGTCGCATCCCAAACATTGTAAAGTCGATATTACCGAAACCATATATTATACCAATCCCTGGCCGGGAAAAATATGTATAGCTATCGCTCCTACTAAAAATATCGACCGTACCGAATGGTTTGCAGAAAAATGCACCGAAATAGGAATCGATGAAATTATTCTGCTGAAATGCCGTTTTTCTGAAAGAAAAGAAGTAAAAAACGAACGCATTACCAAAATACTGGTCTCGGCTATGAAGCAATCGCTAAAAGCCGTACTGCCTGTATTATCGGGAATGACTGAATTTAAAAAACTGGTTGCACAACCCTTCGACGGCGAAAAGTTTATTGCACATTGCTACGACGATGAGAATAAAATCCCTTTGAAAAAAGCTTATACACCAGGGAGAAACGCATTGGTACTTATCGGACCCGAAGGAGATTTCAGTACTGAAGAAGTAGAAATAGCTGTAAAAAACGGATTTAAACCGATTTCCTTAGGAAACAGCCGGCTGCGCACAGAAACCGCTGGGGTTGTCGCCTGCCACACTTTACAACTGATTAATGAAAGATAA
- the kdsA gene encoding 3-deoxy-8-phosphooctulonate synthase — protein sequence MLLSTPKLKYNDSDLFFLMAGPCVIEGEEMALNIAERIVKISDALKIPYIFKGSYRKANRSRIDSFTGIGDEKALRILRKVNETFDIPVVTDIHSAEEAEMAAEYVDILQIPAFLCRQTDILMAAAHTGKIVNIKKGQFLSPEAMRFAAQKVVDAGNPHVSITDRGTSFGYHDLIVDYRGIPEMQKFGFPVILDVTHSLQQPNQTSGVTGGMPQLIETIARAGIAVGTDGLFMETHPEPMKAKSDGANMLQLDLLESLLKRLVAIRETINKF from the coding sequence ATGTTATTATCAACTCCCAAACTCAAATATAACGATTCCGATCTTTTTTTCTTGATGGCCGGTCCATGTGTCATCGAAGGAGAAGAAATGGCTCTTAATATTGCCGAACGCATCGTAAAAATATCGGATGCACTAAAAATCCCTTATATATTTAAAGGTTCTTACCGTAAAGCCAATCGTTCCCGTATCGATTCTTTTACAGGAATCGGAGACGAAAAGGCTCTACGTATTTTACGTAAAGTAAATGAAACATTCGATATACCGGTAGTTACCGATATACATTCGGCCGAAGAAGCCGAAATGGCAGCCGAATATGTCGATATACTTCAAATACCCGCTTTTCTTTGTCGGCAAACCGACATACTTATGGCAGCTGCTCATACCGGGAAAATCGTAAACATAAAGAAAGGTCAATTCTTGTCTCCCGAAGCGATGCGATTCGCTGCCCAAAAAGTCGTCGATGCCGGTAACCCGCACGTATCTATCACCGATCGGGGAACTTCATTCGGCTACCATGATCTTATTGTCGATTATCGTGGTATCCCTGAAATGCAGAAATTCGGATTTCCCGTCATTCTCGACGTAACCCATTCATTACAACAACCCAATCAGACGTCGGGTGTAACCGGCGGTATGCCCCAACTGATCGAGACAATTGCCCGGGCAGGTATCGCTGTCGGTACAGACGGCCTCTTTATGGAGACACACCCGGAACCGATGAAAGCGAAATCAGATGGCGCAAATATGTTGCAACTCGATCTGCTGGAAAGTTTATTGAAACGCCTGGTTGCAATTCGGGAAACCATAAATAAGTTCTGA
- a CDS encoding Mpv17/PMP22 family protein, which translates to MKTKDLGCIAVLILLFAPFFIWDRAYDLYQDINRDHAYIMAFFKFAILATIGEMIGLRIKNGHYDEPGFGIMPRAIVWGLLGIWIAIAMKTFSSGIPGLMQSFGIEIPVTGKLPLTENIFRAFLISVMMNTTFGPVFMTLHKITDTHILLNGGKLKALVTPMHFGKILGSLNWKIQWNFVFKKTIPFFWIPAHTITFLLPTQYQVLFAALLGVALGIILSVAAVSARKKEVPIIETEM; encoded by the coding sequence ATGAAAACAAAAGACCTGGGCTGTATCGCTGTACTAATACTCCTTTTCGCTCCATTTTTTATCTGGGATAGAGCATATGATCTCTATCAGGATATTAACCGTGATCATGCCTATATAATGGCCTTTTTTAAATTTGCTATTCTCGCAACTATCGGTGAAATGATAGGTTTGAGGATAAAAAACGGGCATTACGACGAACCGGGATTCGGCATAATGCCTCGTGCTATCGTATGGGGTTTACTGGGGATCTGGATTGCCATCGCAATGAAAACATTTTCTTCGGGAATTCCGGGTCTTATGCAAAGCTTTGGGATCGAAATACCGGTAACCGGCAAACTACCGCTTACCGAAAACATATTCAGAGCTTTTCTCATCAGTGTAATGATGAATACGACTTTCGGCCCTGTTTTTATGACTTTGCACAAAATTACAGATACTCATATTTTACTAAATGGCGGAAAACTGAAAGCACTCGTTACTCCGATGCATTTCGGGAAAATATTAGGTTCTCTTAACTGGAAAATACAATGGAATTTCGTTTTCAAAAAAACAATCCCTTTTTTCTGGATACCGGCCCATACGATAACATTCCTACTACCCACACAATATCAGGTACTTTTTGCCGCTCTGTTGGGTGTAGCTTTAGGAATCATACTTTCAGTCGCCGCAGTATCGGCTCGTAAAAAAGAAGTTCCTATTATTGAAACTGAAATGTAA
- a CDS encoding MFS transporter, with translation MIKKINNSLPAIFFGYFIMGLVDIVGVSANYVKNDFRLSDSTTSFLPMLAFISFAFLAIPSGLLMNKIGRKNSVLISFIITLVALVIPITGYSFGHMLTAFALVGIGNTLMQTSINPLLGDVVSAERLTSSLTLGQFFRSLSSALGPVLLTGILLITGNWRNLFILYAILTLSACIWLWKIPVFERKELQRRPREEKNIFLLFKDKYILMLFVSLFLFVGIDVGMNVNIPEFLRDRCGLSLTQAGLGPSLYFIARITGSLIGAFLMLRIRSSVIFLISMIIGVLIFTFMMLTNSIMVILICIFIIGLMCSNVFSILLALALQHRTERANEVSGLMIMAVSGGAVVPLLTGTLNDISGHSSGMYIFLACFILLSGAAIIIIRKKK, from the coding sequence ATGATAAAAAAAATAAATAACTCTCTGCCGGCCATATTTTTCGGATATTTTATTATGGGTTTGGTAGATATTGTTGGCGTTTCGGCCAATTATGTAAAAAACGATTTCAGATTAAGTGACTCCACCACATCATTTCTCCCGATGCTGGCCTTTATCAGTTTTGCCTTCCTGGCAATTCCTTCCGGTCTACTAATGAATAAAATAGGAAGGAAAAACAGTGTTCTGATAAGTTTTATAATTACGCTCGTCGCACTTGTTATTCCGATCACTGGATATTCTTTCGGTCATATGCTAACAGCCTTTGCTTTGGTCGGCATAGGCAATACTTTGATGCAAACCTCTATTAATCCGTTATTAGGGGATGTCGTATCAGCAGAACGGCTTACCTCCAGCCTTACATTAGGTCAATTCTTCCGATCGCTTTCCTCGGCTCTGGGTCCAGTTTTGCTTACCGGGATACTGCTCATTACCGGGAATTGGCGTAACTTATTTATTCTGTATGCAATACTAACCTTATCCGCCTGTATATGGTTATGGAAAATCCCCGTTTTCGAAAGAAAAGAGTTACAACGGCGACCGAGAGAAGAAAAAAATATTTTTTTACTATTTAAAGACAAATACATACTTATGCTTTTCGTCTCTCTGTTTCTATTTGTAGGAATCGATGTAGGCATGAATGTAAATATCCCCGAGTTTCTTCGGGATAGATGCGGACTATCCCTTACCCAAGCCGGATTAGGTCCCAGTCTTTATTTTATTGCACGTATTACAGGATCTCTCATCGGAGCTTTTCTGATGTTACGTATCCGTTCTTCGGTAATTTTCCTCATCAGCATGATAATCGGTGTACTGATTTTTACTTTTATGATGCTGACAAACTCGATAATGGTAATACTTATCTGCATTTTTATCATTGGACTTATGTGTTCGAATGTTTTTTCAATTCTGCTCGCACTCGCATTGCAACATCGTACAGAACGGGCAAACGAAGTATCGGGACTAATGATCATGGCCGTATCGGGAGGTGCAGTTGTTCCGCTGCTAACCGGAACGCTTAACGATATTTCAGGTCATTCCTCGGGAATGTATATATTTTTGGCATGTTTTATCTTATTATCGGGCGCAGCAATAATCATAATACGTAAAAAAAAGTGA
- a CDS encoding HAD family hydrolase, whose protein sequence is MKTIKAALFDLDGVVVDTETQYSRFWGKVGDKFHPEIENFGYIIKGNTLNQIFDRYFKDQKEIQKQIKQALAYFETHMQYDFIPGVLAFIDDLHANGVKTAIVTSSNDEKMKNLYTARPEIKDYFDEIITAENISRSKPDPEGYLLGARTFDADPVECCVFEDSFAGLEAGNAAGMTVVGLSTTHPVESICNKAKIVIPDFIDFTYKKLLEIYND, encoded by the coding sequence ATGAAAACGATAAAAGCCGCTTTATTCGATCTCGATGGTGTTGTAGTGGATACCGAAACACAATATTCCAGATTCTGGGGTAAGGTAGGAGATAAGTTTCATCCCGAGATCGAGAATTTCGGTTATATTATTAAGGGGAATACATTAAATCAAATATTCGATCGGTATTTTAAAGATCAGAAAGAAATTCAGAAACAGATTAAGCAAGCTCTTGCATATTTCGAAACTCATATGCAATATGATTTTATTCCCGGGGTGTTGGCTTTTATCGATGATTTACATGCTAATGGAGTGAAAACGGCTATAGTTACCAGCTCGAATGACGAAAAAATGAAGAATTTGTATACTGCACGGCCGGAAATCAAAGATTATTTTGATGAGATTATTACGGCTGAGAATATTTCCCGTTCTAAACCCGATCCTGAAGGTTATCTGTTGGGAGCAAGAACTTTCGATGCTGATCCGGTAGAATGTTGTGTCTTTGAAGATTCTTTTGCCGGATTGGAAGCCGGGAATGCGGCCGGGATGACAGTTGTCGGGTTATCTACTACACATCCTGTCGAAAGTATTTGTAATAAGGCCAAGATTGTTATTCCTGATTTTATCGATTTTACGTATAAAAAATTGCTTGAAATATACAATGACTAA
- a CDS encoding MATE family efflux transporter: MTDTNSPLVLGTRPIGKLLIEYSIPAIIGMTVTSLYNIIDSIFIGHGVGPLAITGLAITFPLMNLVIAFCTLVAVGGATISSIYLGQKNTERATEVLHNVFILCIVHAVCFGAITYVFLDPILMFFGASTETLPYARDFMQIILLGSPISFVFIGLNNIMRATGYPKKAMLSSLFTVGANIIIAPIFIFWMEWGMRGAAFATILSQVCGMIWILNHFYNKKSFIHFEKGDYKLKKRIILSIYAIGMSPFLMNACACIVVIIINTSLRSYGGDLAIGAYGIVNRMLTLFVMIVMGLSQGMQPIIGYNYGARQFDRVRTTLRYCILAGVSITTFGFLISEIFPHAVVAMFTNSAELTELANTGLRIACLMFPLVGCQIIISNFFQSIGKSQVSIFLSLSRQLLFLIPCLIILPKHYGTTGIWASMPASDFIASVIAVITLFIHFNRIKKKNTKEININV, from the coding sequence ATGACAGATACTAACTCTCCACTCGTACTGGGAACGCGTCCCATAGGGAAGTTACTAATAGAATATTCAATTCCGGCCATAATCGGAATGACAGTAACCTCGCTTTATAACATTATCGACAGTATATTTATCGGACACGGAGTGGGCCCGCTGGCAATCACCGGCCTTGCCATTACCTTTCCCTTGATGAATCTTGTCATTGCATTTTGTACACTTGTCGCTGTCGGAGGAGCAACCATCAGTTCAATATATCTGGGACAAAAAAATACAGAACGAGCAACTGAAGTTTTACATAATGTTTTTATTCTCTGTATTGTTCACGCTGTTTGCTTCGGGGCAATTACTTACGTTTTTCTCGATCCTATATTGATGTTTTTCGGCGCAAGTACCGAAACCTTACCTTATGCCCGAGATTTTATGCAAATCATATTACTGGGTTCCCCCATTTCGTTTGTATTTATCGGACTTAACAATATCATGCGGGCTACAGGATATCCTAAAAAAGCGATGCTATCCTCTTTATTTACCGTGGGCGCCAATATTATTATCGCACCCATATTCATTTTTTGGATGGAATGGGGAATGCGTGGTGCTGCATTTGCCACAATTCTTTCTCAAGTTTGCGGTATGATATGGATTCTGAATCATTTTTATAATAAAAAAAGCTTTATCCATTTTGAAAAAGGAGATTACAAGCTAAAAAAACGTATTATCCTGAGCATATATGCCATTGGAATGTCTCCGTTTCTCATGAATGCCTGCGCCTGTATCGTCGTCATAATTATCAATACCAGCCTAAGAAGCTACGGCGGAGACCTCGCTATAGGAGCTTACGGTATCGTTAACCGTATGCTTACCCTTTTTGTAATGATTGTCATGGGATTATCCCAAGGCATGCAGCCTATAATCGGATATAATTACGGAGCCCGCCAATTCGACCGCGTACGCACAACTCTACGTTATTGTATACTGGCGGGTGTAAGCATTACCACATTCGGTTTTCTCATAAGCGAAATTTTTCCTCACGCCGTTGTAGCGATGTTTACCAACAGTGCAGAACTTACCGAATTGGCCAACACAGGATTACGCATTGCCTGCTTGATGTTTCCGTTGGTGGGTTGCCAAATTATTATTTCTAACTTTTTTCAGTCGATCGGCAAATCCCAAGTATCTATATTTCTTTCTCTCTCCCGACAATTATTATTTCTTATTCCCTGTCTTATAATTTTGCCGAAACATTATGGAACAACCGGAATATGGGCCAGTATGCCGGCATCAGACTTCATTGCATCCGTTATCGCAGTAATTACTTTATTTATTCATTTCAACCGGATAAAAAAGAAAAACACGAAAGAAATAAACATCAATGTATAA
- a CDS encoding 30S ribosomal protein S16, translating into MATKIRLQRHGRKSYPFYQIVIADSRAPRDGKFIERIGSYNPNTNPATINLDFDRALYWLQTGAQPTDTTRNILSAQGVMLKKHLLGGVKKGAFSQEEADKRFDAWLKNKQSATDAEKAKLSEAKALDAKKRLEAEQEVNKAIAEVVAKKKAEKAAAAAEAAAAATAEEAPAEEAAPAAEETPATESAE; encoded by the coding sequence ATGGCAACAAAAATCAGATTACAAAGACACGGACGCAAATCATATCCGTTTTATCAAATTGTAATCGCCGATAGCAGGGCACCACGTGATGGTAAGTTTATTGAAAGGATAGGTTCATATAATCCGAACACTAATCCTGCTACAATAAATTTGGATTTCGATAGAGCTTTGTATTGGCTGCAAACCGGTGCTCAACCCACCGATACCACTCGTAATATTTTGTCTGCGCAAGGCGTGATGCTGAAAAAGCATTTATTGGGTGGTGTAAAGAAAGGCGCATTTTCTCAGGAAGAAGCCGATAAGCGTTTCGATGCTTGGTTGAAAAACAAACAGAGTGCAACTGATGCTGAAAAGGCAAAATTAAGCGAAGCTAAGGCTCTCGATGCTAAAAAACGTCTCGAAGCCGAACAGGAAGTCAATAAAGCTATCGCTGAGGTGGTCGCTAAAAAGAAAGCAGAAAAAGCTGCCGCTGCTGCTGAAGCCGCTGCTGCCGCAACTGCAGAGGAAGCTCCTGCCGAAGAGGCTGCACCTGCTGCAGAGGAAACTCCTGCTACAGAAAGTGCTGAATAA
- a CDS encoding DUF5689 domain-containing protein, giving the protein MKNFTRITGLISLFCALAFIGNAQTYLIDENFQSWTEHKSYSTFTQEVTGAGTYNATQCMNFATGNPNGTTLGECSEGYLQMNNTKSSTLVLPEVASIGDITIGIISSSASGTRTVKITNNANGDEVATFVYDCAANNKTGKLYTETVNIKTPVTLKIEVIGATYIHDLKISQYEAPTVPTLTVAENLDFETQYVGSSTPKTLNIKGDQLTDSEFNYTVTGDAFSGSGTITAAELTSETGKDIEITFAPTEVKSYTGTVTITSAVDFAGDKAVTIALTGNGKATPTEVATIAAMKEAFETNPDQEFSLTGKPVVTFVSPDYTHAKYIQDATGNLLIFDREGIITGEYAVGDEIGNLKGTLSIYNGMMQFAPLADAVKGESGKTVTPQEKIPADITADDAAALVLIKNVEIDATGNWAKGQSYNLKNIASPVIRTQYDDMPYIGQPIPAEAQDITGVVLVFNTTIQLVPQSFVTSIPGSIETSDINTLKVYASNGTVYVNAPAGSNIEVYNILGQIVAQTTAIDGLTTISIQKAQKGIYLVKVGNKTQSVKL; this is encoded by the coding sequence ATGAAGAATTTTACTCGAATTACAGGATTAATTTCCTTATTTTGCGCACTGGCCTTTATTGGGAATGCGCAAACTTATCTCATCGATGAGAACTTTCAAAGTTGGACCGAACACAAATCCTACTCCACTTTTACACAAGAAGTAACAGGTGCAGGAACTTATAATGCTACACAGTGTATGAACTTTGCAACCGGAAATCCGAACGGAACTACTTTAGGCGAATGTTCAGAAGGATACTTACAAATGAATAACACTAAAAGTAGTACTTTAGTGTTACCTGAAGTAGCTTCGATAGGAGACATTACAATCGGTATCATATCGAGTTCGGCTTCGGGAACAAGAACCGTAAAAATAACGAATAATGCAAACGGAGATGAAGTCGCAACATTTGTATATGATTGTGCGGCAAATAATAAAACAGGAAAATTATATACCGAAACCGTGAACATTAAAACTCCCGTTACGCTAAAAATCGAAGTAATAGGAGCCACTTATATTCATGATCTTAAAATTTCGCAGTATGAAGCACCTACCGTACCGACTCTTACTGTAGCCGAAAATCTCGATTTCGAAACTCAATATGTAGGATCTTCAACCCCGAAAACACTGAATATAAAAGGAGACCAGTTAACCGACAGTGAATTCAATTATACTGTTACCGGCGATGCATTCTCAGGAAGTGGTACGATTACCGCCGCTGAATTGACTTCGGAAACCGGAAAGGACATTGAAATTACATTTGCTCCCACCGAAGTTAAAAGTTATACCGGTACGGTAACTATTACAAGTGCAGTCGATTTTGCGGGAGATAAAGCCGTTACAATAGCTTTAACTGGTAACGGAAAAGCTACTCCTACGGAAGTCGCAACGATTGCCGCCATGAAGGAGGCATTCGAAACCAACCCCGATCAAGAATTTTCACTTACCGGTAAACCGGTAGTAACTTTCGTGTCACCCGATTATACTCATGCAAAATATATTCAAGATGCCACCGGTAACCTTTTGATATTTGACCGGGAAGGTATTATTACCGGTGAATATGCCGTAGGAGATGAAATAGGCAATCTGAAAGGAACACTTTCTATTTATAACGGAATGATGCAATTCGCACCGCTGGCAGATGCCGTAAAAGGAGAATCAGGTAAAACTGTAACCCCTCAAGAAAAAATTCCGGCCGATATTACGGCTGACGATGCCGCTGCATTAGTACTTATAAAAAATGTCGAAATCGACGCAACGGGTAATTGGGCAAAAGGTCAGAGTTACAACCTGAAAAATATCGCTTCTCCGGTTATCAGAACCCAGTATGACGATATGCCTTATATCGGACAGCCAATACCTGCCGAAGCACAGGATATTACCGGAGTCGTTCTGGTATTTAACACGACCATACAACTGGTTCCCCAATCATTCGTGACTTCTATCCCCGGAAGCATAGAAACTTCGGACATAAATACCCTAAAGGTATATGCTTCTAACGGAACCGTTTATGTAAACGCACCCGCAGGATCGAATATCGAAGTATATAATATTCTCGGGCAAATCGTTGCACAAACGACAGCTATCGACGGTCTTACTACGATCAGTATACAAAAAGCCCAAAAAGGTATTTATCTGGTAAAAGTCGGAAACAAAACCCAATCGGTTAAACTCTGA
- a CDS encoding T9SS type A sorting domain-containing protein, with amino-acid sequence MKRQFIIPTKAWLIHAFVFLFPSIFTIQAQNVWTEYFNYGTGNLLSNQENWEMLSSGNDVLHITDGLSFPGYPGSNQGYAVRLENDGAAECTAFPAIESGNIYMAFLARIKASSKDQYFIHLWDGNLPFWNGGTDRNFLYNGRIYGSADGKNVGLSFGDNSKRVMTIGETIDPEKVYLFVLKYEIVSGNNNDKVSLFLFDSMPDAEPDSPLIGPLSDANKGDIVPAGLGIRPGYEGQDIVIGGIRVASSWNEAVKGKSSGTIIRTATTTDINVSTGKLIVTSKQEELISIYTTEGKLIEQLKNKPGTHIYTPALTPGIYIIKSKNKTFKIKW; translated from the coding sequence ATGAAAAGACAATTTATAATACCGACAAAGGCGTGGTTAATCCACGCCTTTGTTTTCCTGTTCCCTTCCATTTTTACTATACAAGCACAAAATGTATGGACTGAATATTTTAACTATGGAACTGGAAATTTATTAAGCAATCAGGAAAACTGGGAAATGCTTTCATCAGGAAATGATGTTTTGCATATTACCGATGGACTTTCTTTTCCGGGTTACCCGGGGTCGAACCAGGGATATGCAGTACGTTTAGAGAATGATGGTGCCGCGGAATGCACTGCTTTCCCGGCAATCGAATCCGGAAATATTTACATGGCATTTCTGGCCCGAATAAAAGCAAGTAGTAAAGATCAGTATTTTATACATCTTTGGGATGGAAACCTTCCCTTTTGGAACGGAGGTACCGACAGGAATTTTCTTTATAACGGTCGGATCTATGGATCGGCAGACGGTAAAAATGTAGGATTGTCATTCGGCGATAATAGCAAACGCGTTATGACAATCGGAGAAACAATAGATCCGGAGAAAGTGTATCTTTTTGTTCTCAAATATGAAATAGTCTCGGGAAACAATAACGATAAAGTAAGTCTGTTTTTATTCGATTCGATGCCCGATGCAGAACCGGATAGTCCACTTATCGGCCCATTATCGGATGCAAATAAAGGAGATATTGTACCTGCCGGACTCGGAATACGCCCCGGATACGAAGGTCAAGATATCGTAATCGGAGGCATACGGGTTGCCTCTTCCTGGAATGAAGCTGTAAAAGGAAAGTCTTCTGGAACAATCATCCGTACCGCTACGACAACTGATATAAATGTATCAACAGGAAAATTAATCGTTACAAGCAAGCAGGAAGAATTAATTTCTATCTATACAACCGAAGGAAAACTGATAGAACAGTTAAAGAATAAACCGGGTACACATATATATACGCCTGCTTTAACACCGGGTATTTATATTATAAAATCCAAGAATAAAACCTTTAAAATCAAATGGTGA